One part of the Oncorhynchus clarkii lewisi isolate Uvic-CL-2024 chromosome 7, UVic_Ocla_1.0, whole genome shotgun sequence genome encodes these proteins:
- the LOC139413992 gene encoding pejvakin has translation MFAAATKNFVKQVGDTGRLIPVPSLSEADRYQPLSLVTRKRKRHFWKKTKYASTPFSLKDILVGEKEITAGVSSYQLLNYEDKSDVALNGRLGNHLMNDVGFNISGSDSVAVKASFGIVTKHEVEVPTLLRELNSRKVDLDHCLIRQSKESGRSVLCIVMESIRTTRQCSLTVHAGMRRTTMRFQIDDGQNPKGRDKAIVIPAHTTIAFSIFELFVRLDGRLDICVSPESLGGFEKELIREQLGGFIGRFSMGRLRRFLSGIVYGNPFRADERTFEELTHTHSDTYMDDVVTDYYEKAASMTDVSSTYLRGDSHSRVNLLNHNIPKGPCALCGRGQTPRETVYGCLECSSGGHKYVRLHVVPCFDLWHKTLS, from the exons ATGTTCGCTGCGGCGACTAAGAACTTTGTGAAGCAGGTGGGAGACACAGGTCGGTTGATCCCTGTACCGAGCCTGAGTGAGGCTGACCGCTACCAACCCCTCAGCCTGGtcaccaggaagaggaagagacactTCTGGAAGAAAACCAAGTACGCCTCAACCCCCTTCTCCCTGAAAGACATCCTGGTGGGGGAGAAGGAGATCACAgcag GGGTGTCGTCGTACCAGCTCCTGAACTATGAGGACAAGTCTGACGTGGCCCTGAACGGCAGATTAGGGAACCACCTGATGAACGACGTGGGGTTCAACATCAGTGGTTCAGACTCTGTGGCTGTCAAAGCATCCTTTGGGATCGTCACCAAACACGAGGTAGAGGTCCCAACTCTGCTCAGGGAACTCAACTCCAG GAAAGTGGATCTGGATCACTGTCTGATTCGTCAGTCCAAAGAAAGTGGGCGGAGTGTTCTCTGCATTGTCATGGAGAGCATCCGTACGACGCGTCAGTGTTCTCTCACTGTCCACGCTGGCATGAGACGGACGACTATGAGG TTTCAGATTGATGATGGTCAAAACCCCAAAGGTCGAGACAAGGCCATAGTGATCCCAGCTCACACCACCATCGCATTCAGCATCTTTGAACTGTTTGTTCGATTGGATGGACGACTTG ATATCTGTGTAAGCCCTGAGTCGTTGGGCGGATTTGAGAAGGAGCTGATCAGAGAGCAGCTGGGTGGTTTCATTGGTCGATTCTCTATGGGACGGCTACGCAGGTTCCTGTCTGGGATTGTGTACGGAAACCCCTTCAGAGCAG ACGAACGGACGTTTGAGGAGCTCACCCACACCCACTCAGACACCTACATGGACGACGTAGTGACAGACTACTATGAAAAGGCAGCCAGCATGACGGACGTCTCCTCCACCTACCTGAGAGGGGACTCCCACTCCCGTGTCAACCTCCTCAACCACAACATCCCCAAGGGCCCCTGTGCCCTGTGTGGCCGGGGCCAGACACCGAGGGAGACGGTATACGGCTGTCTGGAGTGCTCCTCCGGCGGGCACAAGTACGTCAGGCTACACGTGGTGCCTTGTTTCGACCTGTGGCACAAGACGCTCAGCTGA